The following are encoded together in the Pseudomonas sediminis genome:
- a CDS encoding magnesium transporter CorA family protein, which translates to MRQSYQLHDGTLLACDDDAAPLQLCIAPDAQERAWLRQYFGLDAHTLDSALDPDEVSRVEFHPRSLFLIWKRPESFSGNENCTFEVSSFGMLLGERQLLLISSADSLLCGLHQRRDLHQPLDVLMALLLDNIHHYQGHLKVIKLVARELQQRFSQTMHNQHLLQMLGLSESLIYYINAIQSNGSVLSRLRDYGERAGFGAAVIAQLDDLLIENEQCIKQAEIYASVLSGLMDARGNLLNANMNEMLRKLTLINVVFLPLNLIAGIGGMSEFSMMTQAIPWWLSYSLFIASLVGLAGLMLLGLRRLFGSPQGGALNISARRREQAAR; encoded by the coding sequence ATGCGCCAGAGCTATCAACTTCATGACGGCACCTTGCTCGCCTGCGACGACGATGCCGCGCCGCTGCAGCTGTGCATTGCCCCGGATGCCCAGGAGCGCGCCTGGCTGCGCCAGTACTTCGGCCTGGACGCTCACACCCTGGACTCGGCGCTGGACCCGGACGAGGTGTCTCGCGTCGAGTTCCACCCCCGCTCGCTGTTCCTGATCTGGAAGCGCCCGGAAAGCTTCTCCGGCAACGAGAACTGCACCTTCGAGGTGTCCTCGTTTGGCATGCTGCTGGGCGAGCGCCAGCTGCTGCTGATCTCCAGCGCCGACTCGCTGCTCTGTGGCCTGCACCAGCGGCGCGATCTACACCAGCCGCTGGATGTGCTGATGGCGCTGCTGCTGGATAACATCCATCACTACCAGGGCCATCTCAAGGTCATAAAGCTGGTGGCCCGCGAACTGCAGCAGCGCTTCAGCCAGACCATGCACAACCAGCATTTGCTGCAGATGCTCGGTCTCAGCGAGAGCCTGATCTACTACATCAATGCCATCCAGAGTAACGGCAGCGTCCTCAGCCGCCTGCGCGACTATGGCGAGCGGGCCGGCTTCGGCGCGGCCGTCATCGCCCAGCTCGACGACCTGCTGATCGAGAACGAGCAGTGCATCAAGCAGGCCGAGATCTACGCCTCGGTGCTCTCGGGCCTGATGGACGCGCGCGGCAACCTGCTCAACGCCAACATGAACGAGATGCTGCGCAAGCTGACCCTGATCAACGTGGTGTTCCTGCCGCTGAATCTGATCGCCGGAATCGGCGGCATGTCCGAGTTCAGCATGATGACCCAGGCCATTCCCTGGTGGTTGTCCTATTCCCTGTTCATCGCTTCGCTGGTCGGACTGGCCGGCTTGATGCTGCTGGGCCTGCGCCGCCTGTTCGGCTCGCCGCAGGGCGGTGCCCTGAACATTTCGGCGCGCCGCCGTGAACAAGCGGCGCGCTAG
- a CDS encoding RimK family protein produces MSSVQANLCMPVFHPEPEPLPAVEVLKGPREVLIIVERKEDWSSYLPSENMLTAREYLEQSPGSDSGKRTQVINLCRNFKYLGHGYYCSLLAEARGHKVIPSVRTVSELARKSLYGLALDDLERSLDKALAQHPCADMEGFTLSLYFGKTDLTPLQDIARQLFEAFPCPILLVDFRKGDSWQIAGLRPGALHKLREQQEDQFAQALDGFSRKVWRTPRSPQVMRYDLAILYNPDEQLPPSNAKALQNFVRVGKSLGIDVDLIEKKDYSRLAEYDALLIRETTSVDDHTYRFAKKAESEGLIVMDDPNSILRCTNKVYLTDLLRSQALSMPATEILYRDNPQELDKVGERLGFPLVLKIPDGCFSRGVIKVENPQQLREASAQLFEHSVLLLAQEFLFTEYDWRIGVLNRQPIFACQYFMSKGHWQIVNHKAKGSEVIGECRTVAIEDAPREVVELAVKTANLIGDGLYGVDLKQVGGSVKVIEVNDNPNLDAGIEDAHLGDELYRLVLEDFVRRLELKRRGAVR; encoded by the coding sequence ATGTCTTCGGTACAAGCCAACCTTTGCATGCCAGTCTTCCATCCCGAGCCTGAGCCCCTGCCGGCAGTCGAGGTGCTGAAAGGCCCTCGCGAAGTCTTGATCATCGTCGAGCGCAAGGAGGACTGGTCGTCCTACCTGCCCAGCGAAAACATGCTCACCGCCCGCGAGTATCTGGAGCAGTCGCCTGGCAGCGACAGCGGCAAGCGCACCCAGGTGATCAACCTGTGCCGTAACTTCAAGTACCTGGGCCACGGCTACTACTGTTCGCTGCTGGCCGAAGCGCGCGGGCACAAGGTCATCCCCTCGGTGCGCACCGTCAGCGAACTGGCGCGCAAATCGCTCTACGGCCTGGCTCTGGATGATTTGGAGCGCTCGCTGGACAAGGCGCTGGCCCAGCATCCCTGCGCCGACATGGAGGGTTTCACCCTCAGCCTGTACTTCGGCAAGACCGACCTGACACCGCTTCAGGACATCGCGCGCCAGCTATTCGAAGCCTTCCCTTGCCCCATCCTGCTGGTCGATTTCCGCAAGGGCGACAGCTGGCAGATCGCCGGACTGCGCCCCGGGGCTCTGCACAAGCTGCGCGAGCAGCAGGAAGATCAGTTCGCCCAGGCCCTCGACGGCTTCAGCCGCAAGGTCTGGCGCACGCCGCGCTCACCTCAGGTGATGCGCTACGACCTGGCCATCCTGTACAACCCGGACGAGCAGCTGCCGCCTTCCAACGCCAAGGCTCTGCAGAACTTCGTGCGCGTGGGTAAGAGCCTCGGTATCGATGTCGACCTGATCGAGAAGAAAGACTACTCGCGGCTGGCCGAATACGATGCCCTGCTGATTCGGGAGACCACCAGCGTCGACGACCACACCTACCGCTTCGCCAAGAAGGCCGAGAGCGAGGGGCTAATCGTCATGGACGACCCGAACTCGATCCTGCGCTGCACCAACAAGGTCTACCTCACCGACCTGCTGCGCAGCCAGGCGCTGAGCATGCCGGCCACCGAGATTCTCTACCGTGACAACCCGCAGGAGCTGGACAAGGTCGGCGAGCGCCTGGGCTTCCCGTTGGTGCTGAAGATTCCCGACGGCTGCTTCTCCCGTGGCGTGATCAAAGTGGAGAACCCTCAGCAGTTACGCGAGGCCAGCGCCCAGCTGTTCGAGCACTCGGTTCTGCTGCTGGCCCAGGAGTTCCTCTTCACCGAGTACGACTGGCGCATCGGCGTGCTCAACCGCCAGCCGATCTTCGCCTGCCAGTACTTCATGTCCAAGGGCCACTGGCAGATCGTCAATCACAAGGCCAAGGGAAGCGAGGTGATCGGCGAGTGCCGCACTGTGGCCATCGAAGACGCACCCAGGGAAGTGGTTGAGCTGGCGGTGAAGACCGCCAACCTGATCGGCGACGGGCTGTACGGCGTAGACCTCAAGCAGGTCGGCGGCAGCGTCAAGGTGATTGAGGTCAACGACAACCCCAACCTCGACGCTGGCATCGAGGACGCACATCTGGGTGATGAGCTGTACCGGCTGGTGCTGGAGGACTTCGTCCGCCGTCTCGAACTCAAGCGTCGCGGTGCCGTACGCTGA
- a CDS encoding Fic family protein: MNEPLWIWQQPNWPHFSWQGETLAPLLRACSQAQGRLLGMLGAVGNDTEVQSSLDAMLQNIVTSSAIEGEQLNVGSVRSSLARRLGLNEEGRTTSRSEGLAELLLDATRLHQQPLDEQRLFTWHRWLFPTDEQLLTRPLHIGALRGEEPMQVVSGRIDRPTVHFEAPPRAGLEAQLTDFLAWFESSRSDASLDPFLRAGIAHFWFVTLHPFDDGNGRLTRAITDLALAQGEQQAIRFYAMSASILDDRAGYYRILEASQKGGLDITNWLQWFLATLLNSLEQALARIDRVLVKARFWQTHRSQTLSAEQIKVLNRLLDGGERGFENGISAAQYQAVAKVSKATATRHLGDLLEKGCIERLPGGGRSTRYQIAR; the protein is encoded by the coding sequence ATGAATGAACCGCTCTGGATCTGGCAGCAGCCCAACTGGCCGCACTTCAGCTGGCAAGGCGAAACGCTTGCCCCGCTGCTGCGCGCTTGCAGTCAGGCTCAGGGGCGTTTGTTAGGAATGCTCGGTGCGGTGGGCAATGACACCGAAGTGCAGAGCAGCCTGGATGCCATGCTGCAAAACATCGTCACCTCTTCTGCCATCGAGGGTGAGCAGCTGAATGTCGGTTCGGTGCGTTCATCACTGGCGCGGCGCTTGGGGCTGAACGAAGAAGGTCGCACCACCTCACGTTCCGAAGGTCTGGCGGAACTGCTGCTCGATGCCACCCGCCTGCATCAACAACCGCTAGACGAACAGCGACTCTTCACCTGGCACCGTTGGCTATTCCCCACCGATGAGCAACTGCTGACTCGACCATTACACATCGGTGCACTGCGTGGCGAAGAGCCCATGCAGGTCGTTTCAGGTAGGATCGACCGCCCCACCGTACATTTCGAAGCCCCTCCTCGCGCAGGATTGGAAGCGCAACTGACGGACTTTCTCGCCTGGTTCGAGAGCAGCCGCAGCGATGCCAGCCTCGACCCCTTTCTGCGCGCCGGCATCGCCCATTTCTGGTTCGTGACCCTGCACCCCTTCGATGACGGCAACGGTCGCCTCACTCGTGCCATCACCGACCTGGCATTGGCTCAGGGCGAGCAACAGGCCATCCGTTTTTACGCCATGTCGGCGAGCATCCTCGACGACCGCGCCGGTTACTACCGCATTCTCGAAGCCAGTCAGAAAGGTGGGCTGGATATCACCAACTGGCTGCAGTGGTTTCTCGCAACCTTACTCAACAGCCTGGAGCAGGCCCTCGCTCGCATCGACCGCGTACTGGTCAAGGCGCGCTTCTGGCAGACACACCGCAGCCAAACACTATCTGCGGAGCAGATCAAAGTGCTAAACCGCCTGCTCGATGGCGGCGAAAGGGGTTTCGAAAACGGTATCAGCGCAGCCCAGTACCAAGCCGTGGCCAAAGTATCCAAAGCCACCGCAACCCGTCATCTGGGCGACCTGCTGGAAAAAGGCTGCATCGAGCGGCTGCCCGGTGGAGGGCGCAGCACCCGTTACCAGATAGCACGCTGA
- a CDS encoding nuclease-related domain-containing protein: MDYSPIVAQVWGMLTWFIPAALLIGLLKSPWAKGQIGELLVRLFAHWQLDKQTYRRLHNVTLNTPDGTTQIDHVFLSPYGIFVLETKNMSGWIFGSEKQAQWTQKLYKRTFKFQNPLRQNYKHLKALEATLGVNPEHLHSVIIFVGGSTFKTEVPANVTQGIGFIRYIKSFQQPVFSAAEVDAMLHALQTGRRAPTLATHREHVQNLKRRSDPTAERQCPKCGSALLIRTVKSGPKSGQQFWGCSAFPKCRTMQSL; this comes from the coding sequence ATGGATTACAGCCCGATAGTCGCCCAAGTCTGGGGCATGCTGACCTGGTTCATCCCGGCGGCCCTGCTGATCGGCCTGCTCAAATCGCCCTGGGCCAAGGGGCAGATCGGTGAACTGCTGGTGCGGCTGTTTGCCCATTGGCAACTGGACAAGCAGACCTACCGCCGCCTGCACAACGTCACCCTGAATACGCCAGACGGCACCACGCAGATCGACCACGTATTCCTCTCGCCTTACGGCATCTTCGTGCTTGAAACGAAGAACATGAGCGGCTGGATCTTCGGCAGCGAGAAGCAGGCGCAGTGGACGCAGAAGCTCTACAAACGCACCTTCAAATTCCAGAACCCGCTACGCCAGAACTATAAGCACCTCAAAGCCCTGGAAGCCACCCTTGGTGTCAATCCCGAGCACCTGCACTCAGTCATCATCTTTGTAGGCGGCAGCACCTTTAAAACAGAAGTGCCAGCCAACGTCACCCAGGGCATTGGCTTTATCCGCTATATCAAGTCATTCCAGCAGCCAGTATTCAGCGCGGCTGAAGTCGACGCCATGCTGCACGCCCTGCAAACCGGCCGTCGTGCCCCCACCCTCGCCACCCACCGCGAGCATGTGCAAAACCTGAAGCGCCGGAGCGATCCGACAGCCGAGCGGCAATGCCCGAAATGCGGAAGTGCGCTGCTGATTCGCACCGTGAAATCAGGCCCGAAATCAGGGCAGCAATTTTGGGGATGCTCGGCATTCCCCAAGTGCCGAACCATGCAAAGCCTTTAA
- a CDS encoding lysozyme inhibitor LprI family protein, with translation MQSSKNWLLAIAVTALSAGTHAADDGYSETYTACMDESGGVTVNMLDCMGSETEQQDARLNQNYKAAMQALTPAQQTQLRDVQRLWIKFRDADCALLGSFTGGTIDRINSASCFLDMTKQRADNLAGLTDPSL, from the coding sequence ATGCAATCAAGCAAAAACTGGCTGCTGGCGATTGCCGTCACAGCGCTCAGCGCTGGAACACACGCAGCGGACGATGGCTACAGCGAAACCTATACCGCCTGCATGGATGAGTCCGGCGGCGTGACGGTGAATATGCTCGATTGCATGGGCAGCGAGACGGAACAGCAAGACGCCCGCCTCAACCAAAATTACAAAGCCGCCATGCAAGCGCTAACACCCGCACAGCAAACACAACTGCGCGACGTGCAGCGGCTATGGATCAAATTCCGTGATGCTGATTGTGCCCTGCTCGGTAGCTTTACTGGAGGCACCATCGACCGCATAAACAGCGCCTCGTGCTTTTTGGATATGACCAAGCAGCGCGCCGATAACCTTGCGGGATTGACCGACCCAAGCCTGTGA
- a CDS encoding nucleoid-associated protein — MADDATEITEYNIADDAELERIIFHIVSPDLETPRILMEVDTPEDYSKFFIDRLKETLKGTTYIFQEESWVKSQIKNAMTSPHAFVDTSERLAQKFQELFKSDKRLIPGALMLLKIKNGKDTYGALIKYDDMSVISYKTKTLDNGKVKPVLDQFLNNFVQDKRAIQKSVLFNINSPHSNIICTDRSGTKGDITDKLKGYLQADRLFTRTLLTERLISALEETARSQSDLIPQEIKRKLKSAVRHAVKEIVEFDPENHEQILTAAFGEAHKEEKLRKAFSAALKSRKILHEKFEIAHEAVKQPSKRIKQTHEGVKVIYTSDDIGKNIFFEENGAKKTIRIVTDRYTLDDEADD; from the coding sequence ATGGCTGACGATGCTACGGAAATAACCGAATACAACATCGCTGACGACGCAGAGCTTGAGCGAATTATTTTTCACATCGTCAGTCCCGACCTAGAGACCCCTAGGATTCTCATGGAGGTCGACACACCTGAAGACTACTCTAAATTCTTCATTGACCGCCTAAAAGAAACGCTAAAAGGAACAACTTATATATTTCAAGAAGAATCTTGGGTGAAATCCCAGATTAAAAATGCCATGACGAGCCCGCACGCATTTGTAGACACCTCAGAGAGACTCGCACAAAAATTCCAAGAGCTATTCAAATCTGACAAAAGACTTATACCTGGAGCGTTAATGCTCCTAAAGATAAAAAATGGAAAAGACACTTATGGCGCATTAATCAAATATGACGACATGAGCGTCATCTCTTACAAAACCAAAACACTAGATAATGGAAAAGTAAAACCAGTACTTGATCAGTTTTTAAATAATTTCGTACAAGACAAGAGGGCCATTCAGAAGTCTGTACTTTTCAACATTAACTCCCCACACTCAAATATAATCTGCACTGACAGAAGCGGCACCAAAGGAGACATAACAGACAAGCTCAAGGGATACTTACAAGCCGACAGACTTTTCACACGCACGCTATTAACAGAAAGACTTATATCCGCGCTAGAAGAAACAGCACGATCCCAATCAGACCTCATCCCACAAGAAATAAAGAGAAAGCTTAAAAGCGCGGTCAGGCATGCCGTCAAAGAAATTGTCGAATTTGACCCAGAGAATCATGAGCAAATTCTTACTGCCGCTTTCGGTGAGGCTCACAAAGAGGAAAAATTAAGAAAAGCATTCAGCGCCGCATTGAAAAGTAGAAAAATTCTACACGAGAAATTTGAGATAGCGCATGAAGCGGTCAAACAACCATCAAAAAGAATTAAACAGACACACGAAGGGGTAAAAGTAATCTACACAAGTGATGACATAGGAAAGAATATTTTCTTCGAGGAAAATGGCGCAAAGAAAACAATTCGTATCGTCACTGACCGATACACATTAGACGACGAAGCAGATGATTGA
- the tnpA gene encoding IS66-like element accessory protein TnpA: MEFKRRVVEATLLPGASVALIAREHEVNANLVFKWRRHYREGQLGPVAHQVTLLPVNLSKAPTPSAEEAMPLPSSPGGLVVECGRVTLRIEGVPDPQTLQLVLQQMLR, from the coding sequence GTGGAGTTCAAGCGTCGTGTCGTCGAGGCCACGCTATTGCCCGGCGCATCCGTCGCGTTGATCGCCCGAGAGCATGAGGTCAACGCCAACCTCGTCTTCAAATGGCGCCGTCACTATCGGGAGGGGCAGCTGGGGCCAGTTGCCCACCAGGTTACTTTGTTGCCGGTCAACCTGAGCAAGGCGCCGACGCCCTCAGCGGAAGAGGCAATGCCACTGCCGTCGAGTCCGGGCGGACTGGTTGTGGAGTGCGGTCGGGTCACCTTGCGTATTGAGGGCGTGCCCGACCCGCAAACCTTGCAACTGGTCTTGCAGCAGATGTTGCGATGA
- the tnpB gene encoding IS66 family insertion sequence element accessory protein TnpB (TnpB, as the term is used for proteins encoded by IS66 family insertion elements, is considered an accessory protein, since TnpC, encoded by a neighboring gene, is a DDE family transposase.) produces the protein MIAPPIGTRIWIAAGATDMRRGFDGLAALVQTQLEADPFSGQIFVFRGRRGDRIKLLWWDGDGLCLFCKRLEQGRFVWPQATSGSVSLTTAQLAMLLEGIDWRRPLRTAPVRAV, from the coding sequence ATGATTGCTCCGCCCATCGGGACTCGCATCTGGATCGCGGCTGGAGCCACCGACATGCGGCGGGGGTTCGATGGCCTGGCGGCCCTGGTGCAAACCCAACTTGAGGCGGATCCGTTCTCCGGCCAGATCTTCGTGTTTCGGGGACGGCGCGGTGACCGGATCAAATTGCTGTGGTGGGATGGCGATGGTTTGTGCCTGTTCTGCAAGCGGCTTGAGCAGGGGCGCTTCGTCTGGCCGCAAGCCACCAGCGGCAGCGTCTCCTTGACGACGGCACAACTCGCGATGCTGTTGGAGGGCATCGATTGGCGCCGACCGTTGCGCACCGCACCGGTACGAGCAGTCTGA
- the tnpC gene encoding IS66 family transposase: MTCATDFLPDDIQALKALVTAQHGEIEHLKLMIAKLRRMQFGRRSEQLDGMLDQLQLTLEELQVSQAALATPPPAQSRPRTPVRRKPLPEHLPREIHVHRPDAQCPGCGGELRHLGDDVAEVLEYVPARFKVIRHVRPKLACRCCDGIVQVPAPSRPISRGLAGPGLLAHVLVSKYVDHLPLYRQSEIYAREGVSLERSTMADWIGEASRLLQPLVSRLRQHIMAANKVHADDTPIAVLAPGQGKTKTGRLWTYVRAERPAGSSTPPAVWFAYSPDRKGEHSRAHLRGFAGTLQADGYAGFAQLYASGTIHEAACWAHARRKFFDLHKALASPIAAEALQRIGALYAIEAEIRGQPPDQRRAVRQRRASPLLAHMHTWLNHTLMQLPPKSALSGAIHYALARWQALTRYCADGRIEIDNNAAERALRAVALGRKNFLFVGSDAGGERAAAIYSLVGSAKLNALNPQAYLTHVLERIADYPINQLDDLLPWNIALPTLEHEAA, from the coding sequence ATGACTTGCGCGACCGACTTCCTTCCTGACGACATCCAGGCCTTGAAAGCCTTGGTTACCGCCCAGCACGGGGAAATCGAGCACCTGAAACTGATGATCGCCAAGCTGCGGCGCATGCAGTTCGGTCGGCGTTCCGAGCAACTCGATGGCATGCTCGACCAACTGCAACTGACGCTCGAAGAGTTGCAGGTCAGCCAGGCCGCATTGGCCACGCCACCACCAGCCCAATCGCGCCCACGTACACCCGTACGCCGCAAGCCATTGCCCGAGCATTTGCCCCGTGAAATCCACGTCCATCGACCCGATGCGCAGTGCCCAGGCTGTGGCGGCGAACTTCGTCATCTGGGCGATGACGTGGCCGAAGTTCTGGAGTACGTGCCGGCGCGCTTCAAGGTGATTCGCCACGTGCGGCCCAAGTTGGCCTGCCGCTGCTGTGACGGGATCGTGCAGGTGCCGGCCCCGAGCCGACCGATTTCCCGGGGTCTTGCCGGGCCGGGATTGTTGGCCCATGTGCTGGTGTCCAAATACGTGGATCATCTGCCGCTGTATCGGCAGTCCGAAATCTATGCGCGTGAGGGCGTGTCCCTGGAGCGCTCGACCATGGCCGACTGGATCGGCGAAGCGAGCCGGCTCTTGCAGCCATTGGTCAGCCGGTTGCGACAGCACATCATGGCCGCCAACAAAGTCCACGCCGACGACACGCCGATCGCCGTGCTCGCCCCCGGCCAGGGTAAAACCAAGACCGGACGCTTGTGGACGTATGTGCGCGCCGAGCGCCCCGCAGGTAGTAGCACGCCGCCGGCAGTCTGGTTTGCCTACTCGCCGGATCGCAAAGGCGAGCACTCCCGAGCCCATCTCCGGGGCTTCGCCGGGACGTTGCAAGCCGATGGCTATGCCGGTTTCGCGCAACTCTATGCCTCGGGCACGATTCACGAGGCGGCATGCTGGGCACATGCTCGACGCAAGTTTTTCGACCTGCACAAGGCACTGGCCTCGCCGATCGCGGCTGAGGCCCTGCAACGGATTGGCGCGCTATACGCCATCGAGGCGGAAATTCGCGGACAGCCGCCCGATCAACGACGCGCAGTGCGGCAGCGGCGAGCCAGCCCTCTGCTGGCGCACATGCACACCTGGCTTAATCACACGCTGATGCAATTGCCGCCCAAATCGGCATTGAGCGGTGCGATCCACTATGCCCTCGCACGTTGGCAGGCGCTGACGCGCTACTGCGCGGATGGTCGCATTGAAATCGACAACAATGCCGCCGAACGGGCCCTGCGTGCAGTCGCCCTGGGTCGCAAGAATTTTCTGTTCGTCGGTTCCGACGCTGGCGGAGAAAGAGCGGCGGCGATCTACAGCCTGGTCGGTTCAGCCAAGCTCAACGCATTGAACCCACAGGCTTATTTGACGCACGTGCTGGAGCGCATCGCCGACTACCCAATCAATCAGCTCGACGACTTGCTGCCCTGGAATATTGCTCTGCCTACCCTAGAACATGAGGCCGCTTGA
- a CDS encoding plasmid pRiA4b ORF-3 family protein — protein MPNVTRLPKPANDRLLQLHIELTWIKPAIWRRVAVPERITLSKLHQVIQAVMGWSDTHLHEFEIAGESYGIPDPDWGPPVVSEQRKTLTKVLYGSKAFRYVYDFGDNWEHRIKIERLLPAIACPHVLYCIDGANASPPEDVGGAPGYADFLDALADPEHPEYLDMLDWYGDTFDPTAFDRDDINQRLKRIKV, from the coding sequence ATGCCCAACGTCACCCGTTTGCCCAAGCCGGCGAACGACCGTCTCCTGCAACTGCACATCGAACTGACGTGGATAAAACCCGCCATCTGGCGCCGGGTCGCCGTGCCCGAGCGCATCACCCTGAGCAAACTGCACCAGGTTATTCAGGCGGTGATGGGCTGGAGTGACACCCATCTTCATGAGTTTGAAATCGCTGGCGAAAGCTACGGTATTCCCGATCCCGACTGGGGCCCTCCGGTCGTTTCGGAACAGCGCAAGACGCTGACAAAGGTGCTGTATGGGTCGAAGGCGTTTCGTTACGTCTATGACTTTGGCGACAACTGGGAGCACCGGATCAAGATCGAGCGGCTGTTGCCGGCCATTGCGTGCCCGCATGTGCTGTATTGCATCGACGGCGCCAATGCCAGCCCGCCGGAGGATGTCGGCGGTGCACCGGGTTACGCGGATTTTCTGGACGCGCTTGCCGACCCCGAACATCCCGAATACTTGGACATGCTCGACTGGTACGGCGATACCTTCGATCCCACGGCATTTGACCGCGACGACATCAATCAGCGTCTGAAGCGGATTAAAGTCTGA
- a CDS encoding Fic family protein: MNDPLWIWQQPDWPHFSWQAEALAPLLRACSQAQGRLLGMLGAVGSDTEVQSSLDAMLQNIVTSSAIEGEQLNVGSVRSSLARRLGLNEEGRTTSRSEGLAELLLDATHAHQEPLDEQRLFNWHSWLFPNDDQLLTRPLHIGALRGEEPMQVVSGRIDRPTVHFEAPPRAELEAQLADFLTWFESSRSDASLDPFLRAGIAHFWFVTLHPFDDGNGRLTRAITDLALAQGEQQAIRFYAMSASILDDRAGYYRILEASQKGGLDITNWLQWFLGTLLKSLELALASIDRVLVKARFWQAHRSQTLLAEQIKVLNRLLDGGERSFENGISAAQYQAVAKVSKATATRHLSDLLEKGCIERLPGGGRSTRYQIAR; this comes from the coding sequence ATGAATGACCCCCTCTGGATCTGGCAACAGCCCGACTGGCCGCACTTCAGCTGGCAAGCCGAAGCGCTCGCCCCGCTGTTGCGAGCCTGCAGCCAGGCTCAGGGGCGTTTGTTGGGCATGCTCGGCGCGGTGGGCAGTGACACCGAAGTGCAGAGCAGCCTGGATGCCATGCTGCAGAACATCGTCACCTCCTCAGCCATCGAGGGTGAGCAACTGAATGTCGGCTCGGTGCGTTCATCACTGGCGCGGCGCTTGGGGCTGAACGAAGAAGGCCGCACCACCTCGCGCTCCGAAGGCCTGGCCGAACTGCTGCTCGATGCCACCCACGCACATCAAGAACCGCTAGATGAACAACGACTTTTCAACTGGCACAGCTGGCTATTCCCCAACGATGATCAACTGCTGACTCGACCATTACACATCGGCGCGCTGCGCGGCGAAGAACCCATGCAGGTGGTTTCAGGTCGCATCGACCGCCCGACTGTACATTTCGAAGCCCCTCCCCGCGCAGAGCTGGAAGCGCAACTGGCGGACTTTCTCACCTGGTTCGAGAGCAGCCGCAGCGATGCCAGCCTCGACCCCTTTCTGCGTGCCGGCATCGCCCATTTCTGGTTCGTCACCCTGCACCCATTCGATGACGGCAACGGCCGCCTCACTCGCGCCATCACCGACCTGGCATTGGCCCAGGGCGAACAACAGGCCATCCGCTTTTACGCCATGTCCGCTAGTATTCTCGACGACCGCGCCGGTTACTACCGCATTCTCGAAGCCAGTCAGAAAGGTGGGCTGGATATCACCAACTGGCTGCAGTGGTTTCTCGGAACATTGCTCAAGAGCCTGGAGCTGGCCCTTGCCAGTATCGACCGCGTGCTGGTGAAGGCTCGCTTCTGGCAGGCACACCGTAGCCAAACCCTATTAGCGGAGCAGATCAAAGTGCTTAACCGCCTGCTCGATGGCGGCGAGCGCAGTTTCGAGAACGGTATCAGCGCAGCCCAGTACCAAGCCGTGGCCAAGGTTTCCAAAGCAACCGCGACCCGCCATCTGAGCGACCTGCTGGAAAAAGGCTGCATCGAGCGGCTACCCGGTGGCGGGCGCAGCACCCGTTACCAGATAGCACGCTGA